A region from the Lentisphaera profundi genome encodes:
- a CDS encoding amino acid permease — MKELSKDDRLKKNLGLFDVYAICTGAMFSSGFFLLPGLAAAKTGSSVALAYLVAGILILPAMFSKAELSTALPRAGGTYYFLDRSLGPMFGTVGGLGTYLSLSLKTAFALIGIGAYASFFIELPIKPVAVALTVGFVFINITGAKETASLQRFLVVILVTILSYFIVQGSYDVLAVQPEELVAERFDVFFTNGMEGFLSTVGFVFVSYAGLTKVSSVAEEVKNPERNIPLGMMLSLVSTTIFYVLGVMVMVALIDTAEFYQDLTPVATAVSKFDTFIPQNILVGFIVIAALSAFFSTGNAGVMAASRYPMAMARDKLLPDELAKLGKYKTPTLAVVLTGVIMIGFIIFLDAKGIAKLASAFQLLIFMLVNLAVIVMRESRIESYDPGYKSPLYPWMQIAGMGISVVLIIYMGWMAILFTVGMIALCLVWYFRYARKRVSRTGAICHWFQRLGKNQYDELDQEFRGILKEKGLRQDDPFNEVVARAQFLEIDKAETFELVIKEASKMLAERLNVDAAKLEESFLEGTRTGRTPVTRGVALPHMHLMGIDRPEMVIARSKSGMQVDIFDVMGDEMEQETFAIFLLVSPEGNPGLHLRMLAELANRIDQDDFLSRWNEEPNSAHLKQLLLNDGHYMTLSLKSNNGSQKFIGKAIKELGLPEGSLVAMIQRGGQRLVPSGSTILKETDRLIIIGEPKILTKLRALIES; from the coding sequence GTGAAAGAGTTATCAAAAGATGATCGCTTAAAAAAGAATTTGGGTCTTTTTGATGTTTACGCGATATGTACAGGAGCCATGTTTTCGTCAGGTTTTTTTCTGCTGCCAGGTTTAGCGGCGGCAAAGACGGGCTCTTCAGTGGCTTTAGCTTATTTAGTTGCAGGGATATTAATACTCCCCGCCATGTTTAGTAAAGCAGAATTGAGTACAGCATTGCCACGTGCGGGTGGAACCTATTACTTTTTGGATCGTAGTTTAGGTCCTATGTTTGGTACAGTGGGTGGTTTAGGCACTTATTTATCTTTATCTTTGAAGACAGCATTTGCCCTGATTGGGATAGGAGCTTATGCCTCATTTTTTATCGAATTACCTATAAAACCTGTGGCAGTTGCACTTACGGTGGGTTTCGTGTTTATCAATATTACAGGAGCCAAAGAAACGGCTAGTTTACAGCGCTTTCTAGTTGTGATTCTAGTCACAATTTTAAGCTACTTTATTGTTCAAGGTAGCTACGATGTTCTTGCAGTTCAGCCCGAGGAGCTTGTTGCCGAGCGTTTTGATGTTTTTTTTACGAATGGTATGGAAGGTTTTCTTTCAACCGTAGGCTTTGTCTTTGTTTCTTACGCAGGCTTAACTAAAGTGTCGAGTGTAGCGGAAGAAGTAAAAAATCCAGAACGTAATATTCCCCTAGGGATGATGTTATCATTAGTTTCTACAACAATTTTTTATGTCCTAGGAGTTATGGTCATGGTGGCCTTAATTGATACAGCAGAGTTTTATCAAGACTTAACGCCCGTGGCGACTGCGGTAAGTAAATTTGATACTTTTATTCCGCAAAATATTTTAGTAGGATTTATTGTTATTGCGGCACTTTCTGCTTTTTTCTCGACGGGAAATGCGGGAGTGATGGCCGCATCTCGTTATCCTATGGCAATGGCAAGAGATAAACTATTGCCTGATGAATTGGCTAAGTTGGGGAAGTATAAAACTCCGACTTTGGCGGTGGTGTTGACTGGTGTGATCATGATCGGTTTTATTATATTTTTGGATGCAAAAGGTATCGCAAAGCTTGCGAGTGCTTTTCAGTTACTTATTTTCATGTTGGTTAATTTGGCAGTTATTGTGATGAGGGAAAGTCGCATTGAAAGTTATGATCCTGGTTATAAATCACCATTGTATCCTTGGATGCAAATTGCGGGGATGGGGATTTCAGTAGTTTTAATTATTTATATGGGTTGGATGGCGATTCTTTTTACAGTAGGAATGATAGCACTGTGTTTGGTTTGGTACTTTCGTTATGCTCGAAAAAGAGTGTCCCGTACGGGGGCAATTTGTCATTGGTTTCAGCGCTTGGGCAAGAATCAATACGATGAATTAGATCAAGAGTTTAGAGGGATACTTAAAGAAAAAGGATTACGGCAAGATGATCCTTTTAATGAAGTTGTAGCACGGGCTCAATTTTTAGAGATTGATAAAGCTGAAACTTTTGAGTTAGTGATTAAGGAAGCTTCAAAAATGTTGGCGGAGAGATTAAACGTAGATGCGGCAAAGCTGGAAGAGAGTTTTCTGGAAGGAACACGTACAGGTAGGACTCCGGTTACGAGAGGAGTGGCATTACCACATATGCATCTAATGGGTATTGATAGACCAGAAATGGTGATAGCGCGCTCTAAGTCGGGGATGCAAGTCGATATTTTTGATGTCATGGGCGATGAAATGGAACAAGAAACTTTCGCTATTTTTCTTTTAGTAAGTCCTGAAGGTAATCCAGGCTTACATTTGCGAATGCTTGCAGAACTTGCTAATCGTATTGATCAGGATGACTTTCTCTCTCGTTGGAATGAAGAGCCTAATTCAGCCCACCTCAAACAGCTATTGTTAAATGATGGTCACTACATGACTTTATCTTTGAAAAGCAATAATGGGTCACAAAAGTTTATAGGTAAAGCAATAAAAGAATTAGGTTTGCCAGAGGGTAGTTTAGTTGCTATGATTCAACGTGGTGGACAGAGGTTAGTGCCAAGTGGAAGTACTATTTTAAAAGAAACAGACCGACTTATTATAATAGGAGAACCCAAAATACTTACAAAGCTGCGAGCGCTAATCGAATCATAG
- the recF gene encoding DNA replication/repair protein RecF (All proteins in this family for which functions are known are DNA-binding proteins that assist the filamentation of RecA onto DNA for the initiation of recombination or recombinational repair.), with product MGFISRIQLKNFRNYPELELNLEPGISVFRGRNGQGKTAFLESLGFLSLLRSIRSSNTRHLKNWQGDFFSLRACLDRVTRPELDLSVYYGEKRQLSLDGNRVATTSDFIGVVKSVAFMPEDIEIVKGSASWRRQYIDILLSQLSPHYLQSLKHYQKALKSRNQVLKRGVNVEVELDVWDDILMEHGCEVLEARLELMPRLSDAVNSLVKKMLKEDFVLDLRYNNSVAKGASDLRASYREKLRESRERDKLYRVTHQGPHRDDLALSLNGRSLSHYGSEGQCRLSSLILKAAAVELLLPVEKPECLILLIDDVLGELDEFSRRAFLKCVSRGDQVFIACTDIPAGLEDYEYTTYEVDAGRVERQ from the coding sequence ATGGGATTTATTTCCCGAATTCAGTTAAAAAACTTTCGTAACTATCCCGAGCTTGAGCTAAACCTTGAGCCCGGGATTAGTGTGTTTAGGGGACGTAATGGCCAGGGGAAAACGGCTTTTCTTGAGTCTTTGGGTTTTTTGTCATTACTGCGTTCGATTCGTAGTTCGAATACGCGGCATTTAAAAAACTGGCAAGGCGACTTCTTTAGTCTTCGAGCCTGTCTTGATCGTGTGACTCGGCCAGAGTTAGATTTGAGTGTGTATTATGGTGAGAAGCGCCAATTAAGTCTAGATGGCAATCGTGTTGCCACAACGAGTGACTTTATTGGTGTTGTGAAAAGTGTGGCCTTTATGCCAGAAGATATAGAAATCGTCAAGGGTAGCGCTTCTTGGCGTCGTCAATATATAGATATTCTTCTCTCGCAGTTATCGCCTCATTACTTGCAGTCTTTAAAGCATTATCAAAAAGCCCTTAAAAGTCGCAATCAAGTCTTGAAGCGTGGGGTCAATGTAGAAGTTGAGCTCGATGTTTGGGATGATATTTTAATGGAACATGGTTGCGAAGTTCTCGAGGCGCGTTTGGAGTTGATGCCGAGATTGTCTGATGCGGTTAACTCTCTTGTCAAAAAGATGCTTAAGGAAGATTTTGTCTTAGATTTACGTTATAATAATTCAGTAGCTAAAGGTGCGAGTGATTTACGTGCCTCCTATCGTGAAAAGCTAAGAGAGAGTCGAGAGCGTGATAAGCTTTATCGGGTAACTCACCAAGGTCCGCATCGTGATGATTTAGCGCTTAGTTTAAATGGGCGCTCATTATCACATTATGGATCCGAAGGTCAGTGTCGTTTGAGTTCTTTGATTTTAAAAGCTGCGGCAGTTGAATTATTATTGCCTGTAGAAAAACCAGAGTGTTTGATCTTGTTGATCGATGATGTTTTGGGTGAGTTAGATGAATTTAGTCGACGAGCATTCTTAAAGTGCGTAAGTCGTGGTGATCAAGTTTTTATTGCTTGTACAGATATTCCTGCAGGTTTGGAGGATTATGAGTATACAACATACGAGGTTGATGCAGGACGTGTAGAGCGTCAGTGA
- a CDS encoding DUF3332 family protein: MKKYLSLLALPLFLSSCMGTMGLTGKVKKFNLETTENRWGREGWFLGLNIFWVYRICGVLDLLIFNSIEFWSGENPINGNSPLVDIPMEKVKKMGFKEVDMAQVERINPTLAKLHINFPNGDHVTFDVIRDGNHYTVSLMGKQFFEGQVGQNMQPPHYAGVRK; this comes from the coding sequence TTGAAGAAATATCTTAGTTTACTTGCTTTACCCCTATTCTTAAGCAGTTGCATGGGCACTATGGGCTTAACGGGAAAAGTAAAAAAATTCAATCTTGAAACGACAGAGAATCGTTGGGGCCGTGAAGGCTGGTTCCTAGGCCTAAATATATTTTGGGTCTATAGAATATGCGGTGTTCTCGACCTACTTATTTTTAACTCGATTGAATTTTGGTCAGGAGAAAATCCGATTAATGGCAACAGTCCCTTAGTAGATATACCCATGGAAAAAGTTAAAAAGATGGGTTTTAAGGAAGTTGACATGGCTCAAGTTGAGCGTATCAACCCCACTCTAGCTAAACTTCACATCAATTTCCCCAACGGAGATCATGTCACCTTTGATGTCATACGCGATGGTAATCACTACACCGTAAGCTTAATGGGAAAACAGTTCTTTGAAGGACAAGTCGGACAAAATATGCAGCCACCGCACTACGCAGGAGTTCGCAAATGA
- a CDS encoding ABC transporter permease produces MAKREWHSEKKHLKLYLICISIGIASLVSIHSFSTTVRASIDEQSRSLLGADLTLKSRFPFDPQWLDELDSKMSTPLQEWRFAGMAKFLNSSQAPRLIQVRALPKNYPLYGEMKSTPSGGANFLNDKQCLVEASLLLQYQAKIGDEIRLGQSTFTIAAQLDSLPGESGALSELAPRIIIPFSDIESTQLIAFGSRVQYLRHFVFKEEGPNEKLVADIKAQADLNAVRVETSVSRQERIRKISSNLFSFLNISAILSLVLGAIGVGSAIHVYVSKQLKNAAILKCLGAQSSQVFSVYLLQVLLLGILGSSLGVCLGIAIQFLLPQVIGQFLPFEIAVSINPFSMLLGLVSGTLITALAALPSLQKLIELNPSQGLRPETISYQTNNKFKIIFYLLCTLSLMGLSIISSTNPKTGFLSACVLLVIILSLSVCAKGFLLSIKKLFPHFLPFTLRQGLKNLYRPNNQSHILIISLGAGVFVISLLFLLRENLLYQVNKTSKETAPNFVLFDIQHDQSKDLKQLLEKSGVPIIQDVPIIDLRLRKINGLKIKEIIANRDKLPKDQRSPLWTLTRTYRCTYQNKILDTEKLIQGNFVPHFSGDFESERIPVSIEEGMMERLNLKIGDTVDFELSGIELPCTISSVREVEWMQMRPNFFFVFPEGPLNDAPQMQVIVSRSSDPILTNKLQSSINTKFPNISFLDLSLVIQTLTSLLDKLSLTIRFMAGFSILTGFVILISTLKLSQNQRQKESVLLKIMGASQRQIRKILIAEFLSLAILSANIGCFIAYACNHLIGHFVFDNTPPFNINILLLANLSLMIITLCIGYLSSKEIFNAPSLETLRQN; encoded by the coding sequence ATGGCCAAGCGAGAATGGCATAGTGAAAAAAAACATTTAAAGCTCTATCTAATATGTATCTCTATCGGCATTGCTTCATTAGTCTCTATCCACTCATTTTCAACAACCGTCCGAGCTTCTATTGATGAACAATCACGTTCTCTACTCGGAGCCGACCTCACACTCAAATCCCGTTTCCCTTTTGACCCCCAATGGTTAGATGAGCTCGACTCAAAAATGAGTACTCCTTTGCAGGAATGGCGCTTTGCGGGAATGGCAAAGTTTTTAAACTCATCACAAGCCCCTCGGCTCATTCAAGTACGTGCCCTACCCAAGAACTACCCACTCTACGGAGAAATGAAAAGTACTCCATCTGGAGGCGCCAATTTCCTGAACGATAAGCAATGTTTAGTTGAAGCTTCTTTACTACTCCAGTATCAAGCAAAAATTGGAGATGAAATACGTTTAGGCCAAAGTACTTTTACAATCGCGGCCCAACTCGACTCACTCCCAGGAGAGAGCGGCGCACTTTCCGAGCTCGCACCCAGAATAATTATTCCCTTCAGCGACATAGAAAGCACTCAACTCATTGCATTTGGTAGTCGGGTTCAATACCTTCGACACTTTGTCTTTAAAGAAGAAGGACCCAATGAAAAGTTAGTTGCGGACATCAAAGCACAGGCAGACCTCAATGCCGTCCGGGTCGAAACCTCGGTAAGTCGACAAGAACGCATACGTAAAATTAGTTCCAATCTTTTTTCTTTTTTAAATATCAGCGCAATTTTATCCCTTGTCTTAGGGGCTATAGGCGTGGGCAGTGCCATTCACGTCTATGTCAGCAAGCAACTAAAAAATGCAGCTATCCTAAAGTGCCTTGGAGCGCAAAGTAGTCAGGTCTTCTCGGTATATCTACTACAAGTATTACTCTTGGGAATCCTAGGTTCCTCCTTAGGTGTATGCCTAGGTATCGCCATTCAATTCCTACTCCCTCAGGTTATAGGCCAATTTTTACCCTTTGAAATCGCGGTAAGCATCAATCCCTTCAGTATGCTGCTCGGCTTGGTTTCTGGAACTCTGATTACCGCACTCGCCGCATTGCCATCTCTACAAAAACTTATTGAACTAAACCCTTCTCAAGGCTTACGTCCGGAAACTATCTCCTACCAGACAAACAATAAGTTTAAAATTATTTTCTACCTACTCTGCACGCTCTCACTTATGGGCCTTTCGATCATCTCATCCACTAATCCAAAAACCGGCTTTCTTAGCGCCTGTGTACTCTTAGTAATTATTCTTAGTCTCTCTGTTTGCGCAAAAGGCTTTCTACTTTCAATAAAAAAACTATTCCCTCACTTCCTGCCATTCACGCTTCGCCAAGGTCTCAAAAATCTCTACCGTCCGAATAATCAAAGTCACATCCTAATTATCTCTTTAGGTGCTGGTGTTTTTGTCATCTCCCTACTCTTCTTGCTCCGAGAAAACTTGCTCTACCAAGTCAATAAAACTAGCAAGGAAACCGCACCGAATTTCGTATTATTTGATATCCAGCATGACCAAAGTAAGGATTTAAAACAGCTCCTAGAAAAATCGGGCGTTCCCATCATCCAAGATGTTCCCATCATTGATTTACGCTTAAGAAAAATTAATGGTCTGAAAATCAAAGAAATCATTGCCAATCGCGATAAGCTACCAAAAGATCAACGGAGCCCTCTATGGACCCTCACACGCACCTATCGCTGTACCTACCAAAACAAAATCCTTGATACAGAGAAACTCATCCAAGGCAACTTTGTCCCCCATTTTAGTGGTGATTTTGAAAGCGAACGCATCCCCGTCTCCATTGAAGAAGGGATGATGGAAAGACTTAATTTAAAAATTGGCGACACCGTGGACTTTGAACTATCAGGCATCGAATTACCCTGTACCATTAGCTCTGTACGCGAAGTCGAATGGATGCAAATGCGCCCAAACTTCTTTTTTGTTTTTCCCGAAGGCCCACTCAACGACGCACCTCAAATGCAAGTGATCGTTTCTCGTTCAAGTGACCCCATATTAACGAACAAGCTTCAATCTTCTATTAATACAAAATTTCCTAACATCTCTTTTTTAGATTTAAGCTTAGTGATACAAACTCTTACAAGCCTCCTGGATAAGCTCAGCCTCACCATACGTTTCATGGCAGGCTTCAGTATTTTAACAGGTTTTGTCATCTTAATCTCAACCTTAAAACTCAGTCAAAATCAACGTCAAAAAGAATCGGTCTTACTCAAAATCATGGGGGCGAGCCAGCGACAAATACGTAAAATTTTAATTGCCGAATTCCTTTCTTTAGCCATTTTAAGCGCCAACATCGGATGCTTCATCGCCTATGCCTGCAATCACCTCATTGGCCATTTTGTTTTTGATAACACCCCTCCCTTCAATATAAATATCCTATTACTGGCTAACCTCAGCCTCATGATAATTACACTCTGTATTGGCTACCTTAGCTCTAAAGAGATATTTAATGCGCCTTCCCTAGAAACTCTGCGTCAAAATTAA
- a CDS encoding polyribonucleotide nucleotidyltransferase — MSKIGSVTVDLGDNRPITIETGKMALLANAAVTVTQGETVVLVTACSSAPRAGIDFFPLMVAYREKYSAAGKFLGGYLKREGRPSEHEILTSRMTDRPLRPLFPKGFYHEVQIQAIVLSYDKVNDPDTLAMLGSSAALMLSDMPFKGPLGAMRVGQVDGEFVVNPTTEQMEASSLELIYSGTPGKTIMIEGDCDELSEERLFEALKYADTKVEIMAKAQLELQAEFGKAKKEYATDKIEEDVLAAVATAISGKIDDGCLLVDRTERGEALDAVFATVEEALKAQFDEARHGELKAAYSHLIEMNIRRLIIEEGRRADGRAAEDLRALSAEHSIMPRTHGSALFARGETQALVTVTLGDAKAAQMMETIRGRKDKTFYLHYNFPNYSVGECGRIMSAGNREVGHGNLAERCLAKMMPADYPYTVRVISEVMGSNGSTSMASICGGSLALMDAGVPLKKAVAGISVGLVQEGDKYVMITDILGSEDHYGDMDFKVAGTRDGITGFQLDLKIAGIPLDMMYEAMMRDKTARMDILDVMDSCLAKAQEEISDHAPQVHAMKINPEKIGALIGPGGKHIKAICEETGAEINVEDDGTVKVFTADKIALKAAIEQVESYCFEPEAGKIYRGTVASVKEFGAFVEIAGGNQGLLHISELADYRVEKVTDVVNEGDKVSVKILEIDDRGRMRLSRKAALAEMED; from the coding sequence ATGTCTAAAATTGGATCTGTAACTGTTGATCTCGGCGACAATCGCCCTATCACTATTGAAACCGGCAAAATGGCTTTACTCGCTAACGCTGCCGTAACTGTAACTCAAGGCGAAACTGTTGTTCTCGTAACTGCATGTTCATCTGCACCTCGCGCAGGAATTGATTTCTTCCCTCTCATGGTAGCTTACCGTGAAAAGTACTCTGCTGCAGGTAAATTCCTCGGTGGTTATCTCAAGCGTGAAGGTCGCCCTTCTGAGCACGAGATTTTGACTTCACGTATGACTGACCGTCCACTTCGCCCACTTTTCCCTAAAGGCTTCTACCACGAAGTTCAAATTCAAGCAATCGTTCTCTCTTATGATAAAGTGAATGATCCGGATACACTCGCAATGCTTGGTTCTTCTGCAGCACTCATGCTTTCAGACATGCCTTTCAAAGGCCCACTCGGCGCAATGCGCGTTGGTCAAGTTGACGGCGAGTTCGTTGTTAACCCAACTACTGAGCAAATGGAAGCCAGCTCACTCGAGCTTATCTACTCAGGTACTCCTGGTAAAACAATCATGATCGAAGGTGATTGTGACGAGCTTTCAGAAGAGCGTCTTTTCGAAGCACTCAAGTATGCTGACACTAAAGTTGAAATCATGGCGAAAGCTCAGCTCGAACTCCAAGCGGAATTCGGTAAAGCTAAAAAAGAGTACGCTACTGACAAAATCGAAGAAGATGTCTTAGCTGCTGTTGCAACTGCTATCTCAGGTAAAATCGACGATGGCTGTCTTCTTGTAGACAGAACTGAACGCGGTGAAGCACTCGACGCAGTATTCGCTACTGTAGAAGAAGCACTAAAAGCTCAATTTGACGAAGCACGTCATGGCGAACTCAAAGCAGCTTACAGCCACCTCATAGAAATGAACATCCGTCGCCTCATCATCGAAGAAGGTCGTCGTGCTGATGGTCGTGCCGCTGAAGATCTCCGTGCATTGAGTGCTGAGCACAGCATCATGCCACGTACTCACGGTTCTGCACTTTTCGCACGTGGCGAGACTCAGGCTCTTGTTACAGTTACACTCGGTGATGCGAAAGCAGCTCAGATGATGGAAACTATTCGTGGTCGTAAAGACAAAACTTTCTACCTTCACTACAACTTCCCTAACTACTCAGTTGGCGAATGTGGTCGTATCATGTCTGCTGGTAACCGCGAAGTCGGTCACGGTAACCTCGCTGAGCGTTGCCTAGCTAAAATGATGCCTGCTGACTACCCTTACACTGTACGTGTTATCTCTGAAGTTATGGGCTCTAACGGTTCTACTTCAATGGCTTCAATCTGTGGTGGTTCACTCGCACTCATGGATGCTGGCGTACCATTGAAGAAAGCTGTTGCTGGTATTTCTGTTGGTCTCGTTCAAGAGGGTGACAAATACGTAATGATTACTGATATCCTCGGTTCTGAAGATCACTACGGTGACATGGACTTTAAAGTAGCTGGTACTCGTGACGGTATCACTGGTTTCCAACTCGACCTTAAAATTGCCGGTATCCCGCTCGATATGATGTACGAAGCTATGATGCGCGACAAAACTGCTCGTATGGATATCCTCGACGTTATGGATTCTTGCCTAGCTAAAGCTCAAGAAGAAATCTCTGATCACGCTCCACAAGTTCACGCTATGAAAATCAATCCTGAAAAAATTGGTGCTCTTATTGGTCCTGGTGGCAAGCACATCAAAGCAATCTGTGAAGAGACTGGCGCTGAAATCAATGTTGAAGATGACGGTACAGTCAAAGTCTTCACTGCAGACAAAATCGCACTTAAAGCTGCTATCGAACAAGTAGAGTCTTACTGCTTCGAGCCTGAAGCTGGCAAAATCTATCGCGGTACAGTTGCATCCGTGAAAGAATTTGGTGCTTTCGTTGAAATCGCTGGTGGCAACCAAGGCCTACTTCACATTTCTGAACTTGCTGATTACCGCGTCGAAAAAGTTACTGACGTAGTAAATGAAGGCGATAAAGTATCTGTAAAAATTCTTGAGATCGATGACCGTGGTCGCATGCGCTTAAGTCGCAAAGCTGCTCTCGCGGAAATGGAAGACTAG
- the rpsO gene encoding 30S ribosomal protein S15 — protein sequence MTKEKRQEIIAEFQRKEGDVGSPEVQVALLTGRITELTEHMKKNKKDYSTSRGLIAMVNNRKKLLRYLNSENHAAYIEITDKLKIRR from the coding sequence ATGACTAAAGAAAAAAGACAAGAAATCATCGCAGAGTTTCAACGTAAAGAAGGCGATGTAGGTTCTCCTGAAGTGCAAGTAGCACTCCTTACTGGACGTATCACTGAGCTCACTGAGCACATGAAAAAGAACAAAAAAGATTACAGCACAAGTCGCGGACTTATTGCTATGGTTAACAACAGAAAAAAACTTCTTCGTTACCTTAACAGTGAAAACCACGCTGCTTACATCGAAATTACTGATAAATTAAAGATTCGTCGCTAA
- a CDS encoding DUF3332 family protein, with protein sequence MIKKITYTFLAALTLCGCMGHNGMTSNVVRFNLEATEHRWGREGWFLGLWLTLIYPVSIILDLLIFNSVEFWTGENPINGRSPLVDIPMEQVKKMGFENIDKAQIERISSTEAKLHLEFENGDAITFDVNRTDLNYIVSYRGVEFYTGTIQE encoded by the coding sequence ATGATCAAAAAAATCACCTATACATTTTTAGCTGCTTTAACACTATGTGGTTGCATGGGTCACAATGGCATGACTTCGAATGTTGTACGCTTCAACTTAGAAGCTACTGAACACCGCTGGGGTCGCGAAGGTTGGTTCTTAGGTTTATGGCTAACGCTCATATATCCCGTTTCCATCATCCTTGACTTACTTATTTTTAACTCGGTTGAGTTTTGGACTGGAGAGAACCCCATTAACGGACGAAGCCCTTTAGTTGATATCCCCATGGAACAAGTCAAAAAAATGGGTTTTGAAAATATCGACAAAGCGCAAATTGAACGCATCAGTTCAACTGAAGCCAAACTGCATCTCGAATTCGAAAATGGCGATGCCATCACTTTTGATGTCAATAGAACTGATTTAAACTATATTGTCAGTTACCGTGGCGTAGAGTTCTACACTGGTACTATACAAGAATAA
- the rpmE gene encoding 50S ribosomal protein L31 yields MKTDIHPEYTEATVSCACGTTWDIKSTRKEVKVGICSNCHPFYTGTARNADVEGRIDAFNRRFAQKK; encoded by the coding sequence ATGAAAACTGATATACACCCAGAGTATACAGAAGCAACTGTAAGCTGTGCTTGCGGTACGACTTGGGACATCAAGTCTACTCGTAAAGAAGTAAAAGTTGGTATCTGCTCAAACTGTCACCCGTTTTATACTGGTACTGCTCGTAACGCGGATGTGGAAGGTCGTATTGACGCCTTCAATCGTCGTTTCGCTCAAAAGAAATAG
- the dnaN gene encoding DNA polymerase III subunit beta, whose product MKFTIERDRLNNAVKKAGSVISARPTVSIMGHFLLDVQANHLVITATGLDQMITLTLEANVEQEGKATVSAKILSQLVQRLPNGDVSVSLDERGMVNVVCARNSFSLQSLDPLQFPLEGREESRREFMISTSQLCGNIAKCSYAVSTEEAKAPMTGLLLTITDGTFTTVATDGRRMALVETVIGSDNSLDSDSILPLKAAQELPKVLEGSSDVKVSLGDTHAVFSTDDVVFQTKLLEGNFPNYRMVMPPGFENHVTMPRDEFYAALDRVSQILDKNPAVKLALTPTEVLVSAMNNAEVAESPIPASYEGEGLELSFNASFLIDPLRHLECNKLTLRFNDRLSPTGLYGDEGFLYVIMPLRHN is encoded by the coding sequence ATGAAATTCACAATTGAACGAGATCGTTTAAATAATGCCGTTAAAAAAGCAGGTAGCGTTATTTCTGCACGTCCTACTGTGTCCATCATGGGCCATTTTCTTTTGGATGTACAAGCCAATCACTTGGTGATTACTGCAACTGGTTTAGATCAAATGATCACTCTCACATTAGAAGCTAATGTTGAGCAAGAAGGTAAAGCTACTGTATCAGCAAAAATTCTTTCGCAGTTAGTTCAGCGTTTACCTAATGGCGATGTGTCGGTAAGTTTAGACGAGCGTGGTATGGTCAATGTTGTTTGTGCACGTAATTCATTTAGCTTACAGAGTCTGGATCCTTTACAATTTCCGCTTGAAGGCCGTGAAGAAAGTCGTCGCGAATTTATGATTAGTACCTCACAGCTTTGTGGCAATATTGCTAAGTGTTCTTATGCAGTATCTACTGAAGAAGCCAAAGCACCGATGACAGGTTTATTACTTACTATTACAGACGGAACTTTTACGACTGTGGCCACTGATGGTCGCCGTATGGCCTTAGTAGAAACAGTTATTGGTTCTGATAATTCACTTGATAGTGATTCGATTTTACCTTTGAAAGCAGCACAAGAACTCCCTAAAGTTTTAGAGGGTAGTAGCGATGTGAAAGTTTCTTTAGGTGATACCCATGCAGTTTTTAGTACTGATGATGTTGTTTTTCAGACGAAATTACTTGAAGGTAACTTCCCTAATTACCGCATGGTGATGCCTCCTGGTTTTGAGAACCATGTCACAATGCCACGCGATGAATTTTACGCCGCACTTGATCGTGTATCACAGATACTGGATAAAAATCCTGCAGTGAAATTAGCACTTACGCCAACAGAAGTTTTGGTTTCTGCAATGAATAATGCAGAAGTTGCTGAGAGTCCTATTCCTGCTTCTTATGAAGGTGAAGGCTTAGAACTTTCTTTTAATGCGTCCTTTTTGATTGATCCTTTAAGACATCTTGAGTGCAATAAATTAACTTTGCGTTTCAATGATCGTTTAAGTCCTACAGGCCTTTATGGTGACGAAGGCTTTCTTTATGTGATCATGCCTTTGCGTCATAACTAA